A genomic window from Candidatus Denitrolinea symbiosum includes:
- a CDS encoding alcohol dehydrogenase, translating to MKAMLLCGLAPLAQNPTPLSLESVPDPKPGADEVLLRVVCCGVCRTELDEIEGRTPPPRLPVILGHQAVGVTESGQRVGAAWIASACGECDFCKSGRENLCPQFQATGRDVDGGYAEYMKLRADFVHPIPDSLSDSEAAPLLCAGAIGYRSLRLSNLHDEGTLGLMGFGGSNHLVLKMARHKFPNSNFFVFTRSESEREFARSLGADWAGAIDAVPPSALDAVIDATPVWGPDMEALKRLKPGGRLVINAIRKQDADREVLSTLDYPSQLWMEKEIKSTANVTRADVREFLQLAAEAGIKPEFQEYELKDANLALNELKQGKIRGAKVLRI from the coding sequence CCCACTCCCCTCTCGCTCGAATCCGTCCCTGACCCCAAGCCGGGCGCGGACGAAGTCCTGTTGCGCGTCGTCTGCTGCGGAGTCTGCCGCACCGAATTGGACGAGATCGAAGGGCGGACGCCCCCTCCGCGGCTGCCCGTCATTTTGGGACATCAGGCGGTGGGCGTCACGGAGAGCGGTCAGCGCGTCGGCGCGGCGTGGATCGCGTCCGCGTGCGGCGAGTGCGACTTCTGCAAGTCGGGGCGGGAGAATCTCTGTCCGCAGTTCCAGGCCACGGGCCGCGACGTGGACGGCGGATACGCCGAGTACATGAAACTCCGCGCCGACTTCGTCCACCCGATCCCCGATTCGCTGTCCGACTCCGAAGCCGCGCCGCTGCTGTGCGCGGGCGCGATCGGCTATCGCTCGCTCCGCTTGAGCAATCTCCACGACGAAGGAACTTTGGGATTGATGGGCTTCGGCGGTTCCAACCATCTTGTGTTGAAAATGGCGCGGCACAAATTCCCCAACTCGAATTTTTTCGTGTTTACCCGCAGCGAATCGGAACGCGAGTTCGCCCGGTCGCTGGGCGCGGACTGGGCCGGCGCGATCGACGCGGTCCCGCCGTCGGCGCTGGACGCGGTCATCGACGCCACGCCCGTTTGGGGTCCAGATATGGAAGCGTTGAAGCGTCTCAAGCCGGGCGGGCGGCTCGTCATCAACGCCATCCGCAAGCAGGACGCGGATCGCGAAGTCCTGTCCACGCTCGATTATCCGTCGCAGTTGTGGATGGAGAAAGAGATCAAATCCACGGCCAACGTCACGCGCGCGGACGTGCGCGAGTTTTTGCAACTCGCGGCGGAGGCTGGGATCAAACCGGAGTTCCAGGAATACGAGTTGAAAGACGCCAACCTCGCGTTGAACGAGTTGAAGCAGGGGAAAATCCGAGGGGCGAAAGTCCTGCGAATATGA
- a CDS encoding HNH endonuclease → MDPVTAEEVFLYNPRNDDWQAHFIWSSDGLRIVGTTAIGRATVAALDLNRERILNIRSADRSVGRHPPVQDPLQKEQRT, encoded by the coding sequence ATGGACCCTGTTACCGCGGAAGAGGTGTTCCTTTACAACCCTCGAAACGACGATTGGCAGGCTCATTTCATTTGGTCGAGCGATGGGCTTCGGATTGTCGGCACAACTGCAATCGGACGGGCAACAGTGGCGGCATTGGACTTGAATCGTGAGCGGATTCTCAACATTCGCTCGGCAGATCGCTCGGTCGGCCGCCATCCTCCTGTCCAGGACCCATTGCAAAAAGAACAGCGTACCTGA